A window from Salvia miltiorrhiza cultivar Shanhuang (shh) chromosome 2, IMPLAD_Smil_shh, whole genome shotgun sequence encodes these proteins:
- the LOC131009203 gene encoding uncharacterized protein LOC131009203 produces MAPCSQRRRPDFTRLDSHTHRSNNPDAASSKQEIKIEASKKKEGEEITKEEREEDWEGEEDDDDEYYLSSESEIAEALDFLDSREDAEGGILDGSFTPLHTRRPNAHGGLHSRPNNSSLQPISNKSQKVANHIRASPLEEWEGRFDVGMSNSVTTAIRGSVRDMAIGKTKTTEKADRATVEQAIDPRTRMVLFKMLNRGIFNDINGCISTGKEANVYHATKSDGQELAIKVYKTSVLVFKDRDRYVQGDYRFRHGYCKHNPRKMVKTWAEKEMRNLMRLKAAGIRCPAPLLLRLHVLVMEFIGKAGWAAPRLKDADLSDDKLRECYVEMIMAMRTLYQKCKLVHGDLSEYNILYFEGHLYIIDVSQSVDLDHPHALDFLREDCIHVSDFFKKHGVAVMTIRELFDFIVDPTIDDDSVDSYLEEVQKKILARGDEISAEEEIADLVFVQTYIPKTLDDVKHAEEDVQRIISGKDTGEMYYQTITGLKSALSLNSSSQAETGQQQRGGKLGNDGPDESSPGLPDGESETETEESDEDSDSEDGSFSDGDKKTPAERKTARKENKKKVKEEKRESRKNKVPKAVKKKKKKLAKAKKTR; encoded by the exons ATGGCTCCTTGCAGCCAGCGTCGCCGCCCGGACTTTACCCgactcgactcacacacacaccgAAGTAACAACCCCGACGCAGCCAGTTCAAAACAAGAAATAAAAATCGAAGCTTCAAAGAAAAAAGAGGGAGAAGAAATTAccaaagaagagagagaagaggactGGGAGGGAGAGGAAGACGATGACGACGAGTATTATCTGTCATCGGAGTCGGAAATAGCGGAGGCGTTGGACTTTTTGGACTCGAGAGAAGATGCAGAGGGCGGTATACTCGACGGCTCTTTTACGCCGCTGCACACGCGGCGGCCGAACGCTCACGGTGGGCTCCACTCGCGACCAAACAACTCGTCACTTCAGCCCATATCGAATAAGTCGCAGAAAGTTGCGAATCACATCAGGGCTTCGCCGTTGGAG GAGTGGGAAGGAAGGTTCGATGTAGGGATGTCAAACTCAGTCACCACTGCCATTCGTGGGAGTGTTCGTGATATGGCTATTGGTAAGACTAAAACAACTGAGAAAGCAGATCGTGCAACTGTTGAGCAG GCAATTGACCCTAGAACCCGTATGGTGTTATTCAAGATGCTTAATCGGGGTATATTTAATGACATCAATGGCTGCATTTCAACTGGAAAAGAA GCCAATGTCTACCATGCTACTAAATCCGATGGTCAGGAGCTCGCTATCAAGGTTTACAAAACATCGGTCCTCGTATTCAA GGATAGAGATCGCTACGTACAAGGTGACTACAGATTCAGACATGGGTACTGCAAGCACAACCCTCGAAAAATGGTTAAAACATGGGCCGAGAAAGAAATGAGGAATCTCATGAG GTTAAAAGCGGCAGGAATACGGTGTCCAGCTCCACTACTtttgagactccatgttctggtGATGGAATTTATAG GCAAGGCAGGTTGGGCTGCTCCTCGGCTCAAAGATGCTGATTTATCTGACGACAAACTACGCGAATGTTATGTTGAG ATGATTATGGCGATGCGGACATTATATCAAAAGTGTAAGCTAGTGCACGGAGACCTTAGCGAGTATAATATACTTTATTTTGAG GGTCACTTGTACATTATCGACGTTTCACAATCAGTTGATCTCGACCATCCCCATGCCCTTGATTTCCTTCGAGAGGATTGTATTCATGTCTCG GATTTTTTCAAGAAACATGGGGTGGCGGTTATGACAATACGGGAATTGTTCGATTTTATAGTCGATCCCACCATTGATGATGATTCTGTGGACAGTTATCTGGAAGAG GTACAAAAGAAGATCTTGGCTAGAGGCGATGAGATCTCTGCTGAAGAAGAAATCGCAGATTTAGTATTCGTCCAG ACATACATCCCGAAGACTTTGGACGATGTAAAGCACGCGGAGGAAGACGTGCAACGTATCATCAGCGGGAAGGACACTGGAGAAATGTACTATCAGACGATCACAGGTCTCAAGTCGGCCCTCTCTCTGAACAGTTCATCCCAAGCAGAAACGGGGCAGCAGCAACGCGGTGGCAAGCTTGGAAACGATGGCCCCGATGAATCATCCCCTGGCTTACCAGATGGGGAATCAGAAACTGAAACTGAGGAAAGTGATGAGGACTCAGACTCAGAAGACGGCTCGTTTTCTGATGGCGATAAGAAGACTCCAGCGGAGAGGAAAACGGCTAGAAAAGAGAACAAGAAGAAAGTTaaggaagagaagagagagtcGCGCAAGAACAAAGTTCCCAAAGctgtgaaaaagaagaagaagaagctggCAAAAGCCAAGAAGACTCGATGA
- the LOC131009972 gene encoding nicotianamine aminotransferase A-like: MEIREFDLLPHKDWEVDLDGVEAVADDETIAMVVINPGYPTGNLFTLDHMQKVRNAIQGHIVFGSQEFIPMGIFGSLTPVLTVGSLSKRWLIPGWRLGWIAVSDPNRLLNKSGIIESIQKYLCMTSSPATLIQGAVAEILERTPTDFFEKTVKTIRESAEKCYKLINEIPCISCPTKPQGCMFLMVIINI, from the exons ATGGAGATCCGCGAATTCGATCTCCTTCCCCACAAAGATTGGGAGGTCGACCTCGACGGTGTCGAAGCTGTGGCCGATGATGAGACTATTGCTATGGTGGTCATCAACCCTGGATACCCTACTGGAAATCTTTTCACTTTGGACCATATGCAAAAGGTACGAAACGCGATACAGGg ACACATTGTTTTTGGAAGTCAAGAATTCATACCAATGGGGATTTTTGGATCTCTAACTCCTGTCCTTACCGTTGGATCACTCTCCAAGAGATGGCTCATTCCCGGTTGGCGTCTCGGCTGGATCGCGGTTTCCGATCCCAACCGGCTCCTTAATAAATCGGGG ATCATTGAGTCCATTCAGAAATATCTCTGTATGACATCTAGTCCCGCAACCCTAATCCAG GGAGCGGTGGCGGAGATTCTTGAGCGCACCCCAACCGATTTCTTTGAGAAGACTGTTAAAACGATTAGAGAATCTGCAGAGAAATGCTACAAACTTATCAATGAGATCCCATGCATTTCTTGCCCTACCAAACCTCAAGGATGCATGTTTCTCATGGTAattatcaatata